One Mauremys reevesii isolate NIE-2019 unplaced genomic scaffold, ASM1616193v1 Contig119, whole genome shotgun sequence genomic region harbors:
- the LOC120392833 gene encoding uncharacterized protein LOC120392833 — MNHRLPPPPPRSDVLHRTEGWLDSLEWPCSKAALAEKTAELTESCPRTLGPALSSPAPWTARETSRTRSSCLAPPAPVLLSPETLPLPWPGSPPPTEQPAVMGKGTHGHTETPWARMGIESGPFTITGTSLPGSHSGSHGRLCLQTPPLHSHCQTLACGDNEGAGELLGENPRAAQSGVNIESTSVEAVKTLFSMPGDWKEFAGIQLQQS, encoded by the exons ATGAACCAtcgtctcccccctccccccccccgctccgatGTGCTTCACCGCACAGAAGGGTGGCTGGACAGCCTGGAATGGCCCTGCTCCAAAGCGGCCCTGGCGGAGAAGACAGCA GAACTAACTGAGAGCTGCCCCAGGACTCTGGGCCCAGCTCTGTCCTCTCCAGCTCCATGGACCGCACGTGAAACCTCCCGTACCAGAAGCTCCTGCCTGGCTCCCCCAGCTCCGGTGCTGCTCAGTCCAGAGACGCTGCCTCTTCCATGGCCAGGTTCTCCTCCACCTACTGAACAGCCTGCGGTGATGGGTAAGGGAACCCATGGCCACACGGAGACACCATGGGCACGGATGGGGATTGAATCTGGGCCCTTCACCATCACGGGCACAAGCCTGCCAGGCTCCCATTCAGGTAGCCATGGAAGGCTCTGCCTGCAGACACCCCCTCTCCATTCCCACTGCCAGACTCTTGCCTGCGGTGACAACGAAGGAGCAGGAGAACTCCTGGGGGAGAACCCCCGGGCTGCACAGTCGGGTGTCAATATTGAAAG CACATCGGTGGAGGCTGTGAAGACTCTTTTTTCCATGCCTGGAGACTGGAAGGAATTTGCTGGCATCCAGTTACAGCAGAGTTGA